A region of Daphnia carinata strain CSIRO-1 chromosome 10, CSIRO_AGI_Dcar_HiC_V3, whole genome shotgun sequence DNA encodes the following proteins:
- the LOC130689294 gene encoding uncharacterized protein K02A2.6-like, whose protein sequence is MRQGNTAPVNQIKSRTRKQPSEKPAYSQKSQARGKPSVRQHPPGCQPYGCWNLRSCFTSCHSCHKLGHFQSVCTQGSSASKPEIASSITIQFILQEDMVQIGITPVYGGAKYLIRMLPDTGASIDAIPARLYLSQFNDVPLSSHGAEAVTATGAPIASLGQFQASLVWANSSSSPVATSIHVLQELQQPVISKATQKRFGMLPAQYPHACMLAALTLPQAEHPAAPDVQSTLNELMAEVPSIFDGVCRPMLGSPCHFRLKEDAVPSSIRGSRPIAVPLMPKVKRELDMLEEQNIIAKVTEPTAWVRPIVIVPKEDGEVRIRGDFTSPNRCIIRPVFEAPTPFQAVRTIAPGIKFFTVIDVLKGYHQVVLDNDSSLRTTVSTPFGRYRYLRLPFGISLAGDDYSRHLADVFDDFPNCRRVVEDVLVFSATWEEHVGLVRRLFKLAADHRIAINVKKIVFAQSSVLFGGYVVGENGFQSNPDLLKAIREFPKPTCVSEMRAFHGLCQQVGNFSDDLASLLRPLAPLLRKDFLWEWTQQHEIDFQAARAALSSSSISEFGVLQPGSPNVTPRRCFTSPRVRFHPPSAANRGQMDGRASGIPFSVRRQIPLRHD, encoded by the coding sequence ATGAGGCAAGGCAATACAGCGCCGGTTAACCAGATTAAGTCAAGAACAAGGAAGCAGCCCAGCGAAAAACCAGCCTATTCACAGAAAAGTCAAGCGCGCGGTAAACCATCTGTTCGACAGCACCCTCCCGGTTGCCAACCCTACGGATGCTGGAATTTGCGGAGCTGCTTCACGTCATGCCATTCCTGTCACAAGTTGGGTCACTTTCAGTCCGTGTGCACCCAAGGTAGCTCAGCGTCCAAGCCAGAGATAGCCAGCAGCATCACTATTCAGTTCATACTTCAAGAGGACATGGTCCAGATCGGTATTACCCCTGTCTACGGTGGCGCGAAGTATCTTATCCGGATGCTGCCAGACACTGGAGCATCCATCGATGCCATCCCAGCCCGTTTGTATCTGAGCCAGTTCAACGACGTCCCGTTATCTTCTCATGGGGCCGAAGCCGTCACGGCCACAGGTGCTCCTATAGCGTCGCTGGGCCAATTTCAAGCGTCGTTGGTGTGGGCCAACAGTTCCAGCAGTCCGGTTGCCACATCAATTCACGTCCTTCAAGAACTTCAACAGCCGGTTATTTCAAAGGCGACACAGAAGAGATTCGGAATGCTGCCCGCCCAATACCCTCATGCGTGTATGTTAGCAGCCCTCACACTCCCCCAGGCAGAGCATCCAGCGGCTCCAGATGTTCAGTCGACATTGAATGAGCTGATGGCTGAGGTCCCTTCCATCTTTGACGGTGTCTGCCGGCCGATGCTGGGCTCTCCATGCCATTTCCGGCTCAAGGAGGACGCAGTCCCCTCATCGATCCGTGGATCGCGCCCTATTGCTGTTCCTCTTATGCCAAAAGTCAAGCGGGAATTAGACATGTTGGAGGAGCAAAACATTATTGCCAAGGTGACTGAGCCAACAGCGTGGGTCCGCCCTATTGTAATTGTTCCAAAGGAGGATGGCGAAGTAAGAATCCGCGGTGATTTCACATCCCCCAACCGGTGCATCATCAGACCAGTCTTTGAAGCACCTACACCATTTCAAGCGGTTCGCACCATCGCACCggggataaaatttttcaccGTGATTGACGTACTCAAAGGATACCACCAGGTAGTACTGGACAACGACTCCAGCCTCAGGACGACCGTGTCCACCCCGTTTGGTCGCTACAGATACCTCCGCCTTCCCTTTGGTATTTCTCTCGCTGGAGATGACTACAGTCGGCACCTTGCCGACGTTTTTGACGACTTCCCGAACTGCCGCCGCGTCGTCGAGGACGTGCTTGTTTTTTCGGCCACTTGGGAGGAACACGTTGGCCTGGTAAGGCGGTTGTTCAAACTTGCGGCGGATCATCGGATCGCTATCAACGTAAAGAAAATCGTATTTGCACAATCTTCGGTGTTGTTCGGCGGCTATGTCGTCGGGGAAAACGGATTTCAATCCAACCCTGACCTGCTCAAAGCCATTCGCGAGTTCCCGAAACCTACCTGTGTCTCAGAAATGCGGGCTTTCCATGGTCTCTGTCAGCAGGTAGGAAATTTTTCAGATGACCTGGCCTCCTTGCTCCGCCCTCTAGCGCCATTGTTACGAAAAGATTTCCTCTGGGAGTGGACACAACAGCATGAAATAGATTTCCAAGCGGCCAGGGCCGCGTTATCGTCTTCTTCGATTTCCGAATTTGGCGTTTTACAACCCGGCTCGCCCAACGTCACTCCACGTAGATGCTTCACGTCTCCGCGGGTTAGGTTTCATCCTCCGTCAGCAGCAAACAGGGGGCAGATGGATGGTCGTGCAAGCGGAATCCCGTTTTCTGTCAGACGCCAAATCCCGCTACGCCATGATTGA